The Coraliomargarita sinensis genome has a window encoding:
- a CDS encoding DUF3592 domain-containing protein, whose translation MNESTLFLIIGGVGLAVGLLMLPLGLNERKKKRKKFGEAAFTKGKVLGENESDQSHGFPSIPGGGAAAKITFRTQFSYTVAEKFYLGQSGTASNTQQYQPGTEIEVIFNPKDPEICDIYDASFRLMPLIPFILGGVFFLVGGFFLYAYTSMS comes from the coding sequence ATGAATGAATCTACTCTGTTTTTGATCATTGGCGGTGTAGGACTGGCAGTCGGCCTTTTGATGCTTCCGCTTGGATTGAACGAAAGAAAGAAAAAGAGAAAGAAGTTCGGCGAAGCTGCATTTACAAAAGGCAAGGTATTGGGAGAGAATGAGTCCGATCAGTCTCACGGATTTCCATCGATTCCTGGAGGGGGTGCTGCCGCGAAAATAACGTTCCGAACCCAGTTTTCTTATACCGTTGCCGAGAAATTTTACCTTGGGCAATCAGGGACGGCATCAAATACCCAGCAATACCAACCGGGCACGGAAATAGAAGTCATCTTTAATCCTAAAGATCCCGAAATCTGCGATATTTATGATGCTAGTTTTCGACTAATGCCTCTAATTCCTTTTATCCTTGGGGGAGTGTTCTTCCTCGTCGGTGGGTTCTTTCTTTACGCATATACATCAATGAGCTAA